CTGTGGAAACATGGTTTGGTAAGCGAGAATAAAGATGAATTAATAAGTCTCTATTTTGATCAAGGTGATCGATTAGAAGAAATATATTCAAATATTATTGGCGTTCCTAATCGGAAGCGCCAATAATTTTTTTATATGGTTGAAAGCAATCCATGAGTTTCGCTCTAAAACAAGAAAATGAACTTCCCTTTTTAAGCTTGGTCGAAGGGCCAATGCTCAAGGTTTTGCCTGGAGGTAAAGCTGAGACAAAACCTTTGGCTGAGGTCATCCCAACCCCCTCGCTGGGTGGTAGGATTATTCCTTTTCATACGGAAAGCCGACAACCTTTGGCATTTAGAAGTCACGAAAAAGCTATAAACTTGCTGTCGATCGATAGCAAGTTTATAGCTTTTTCAGTTCAAGGGACGAACCCCACCTCTTGCAATTTTGACAAAGCCAATCGTCTCACACGTATTTCCCTCGAGCCTCGAGCTTCGAGCCTCAAGCTAAATTGCGTGTATGACAAAGTAAGCAATGTAACACAGAAGAAAACCGCAAATGGAGTCACACTTAGCTATGTTTATGACGCTCTTAATCGCTTAACGACAAAAACAACACCCGAGCAAACGTACGCATTCACGTACGACTCACTTTCGAGGCTCATCGGCGCCAGTAACACCGCAAGCAATCTATCATTTGTCTATGATGCCGTAAGTCAGCTCCTTGAAGCTGACACAGCCGAAGTCATTGCAAGC
The genomic region above belongs to Chlamydiota bacterium and contains:
- a CDS encoding RHS repeat protein gives rise to the protein MSFALKQENELPFLSLVEGPMLKVLPGGKAETKPLAEVIPTPSLGGRIIPFHTESRQPLAFRSHEKAINLLSIDSKFIAFSVQGTNPTSCNFDKANRLTRISLEPRASSLKLNCVYDKVSNVTQKKTANGVTLSYVYDALNRLTTKTTPEQTYAFTYDSLSRLIGASNTASNLSFVYDAVSQLLEADTAEVIAS